One stretch of Cohnella algarum DNA includes these proteins:
- a CDS encoding ABC transporter ATP-binding protein, whose amino-acid sequence MEVIQVSNVTKSFKIYKERASTLKERILGRRNKAEVFTALDNVSLTISKGETVGLLGRNGSGKSTLLKLLTGILYPDRGTIDVEGKVSSLLELGAGFHPDFTGRENIYMNAAILGLNKKEIKAKLNDIITFSELKDYIENPVRNYSSGMYMRLAFSVAIMVEPDILLIDEVLAVGDTAFQQKCMDQLLKLKSNGTTIVFVSHDLGAMEKLCDRVVWINNSKVVDDGSPRRVIDKYLTYLSEEENKRLIEEDMVIEPDSSVPIDELEVEEKNETANRWGNRDVEITDVIFTDGQNNKKLGFLSGERMHIKLKFRAKKNIENPVFGVSIVTINNIHCYGTNTSIDQFVVKDLKQSDQGEMEFVVPSLDLVSGTYLVSVAVHDTNGNQYDYHDKKYSFKVSSTINDVGIVKLKHIWRFREI is encoded by the coding sequence ATGGAAGTCATTCAAGTCAGTAATGTGACTAAATCTTTCAAAATATATAAGGAACGTGCATCAACATTAAAAGAGCGCATTTTGGGCAGGCGGAACAAAGCGGAAGTTTTTACAGCACTGGATAACGTATCTTTAACTATTTCAAAAGGTGAGACGGTTGGATTACTTGGAAGAAATGGTTCTGGAAAAAGTACACTTTTAAAGCTCCTGACGGGAATCCTGTATCCGGATCGGGGAACGATAGATGTAGAGGGAAAGGTTTCAAGCTTATTGGAGCTCGGAGCGGGGTTTCATCCCGATTTTACAGGCAGAGAAAACATCTATATGAATGCCGCGATTTTGGGCTTAAATAAGAAAGAAATCAAAGCAAAACTAAATGATATTATTACTTTTTCTGAACTAAAAGATTATATTGAAAATCCGGTTCGAAATTATTCTTCGGGGATGTACATGCGGTTGGCGTTTTCCGTTGCGATTATGGTTGAACCGGATATTTTATTAATTGACGAAGTATTGGCTGTCGGTGACACTGCATTCCAGCAAAAATGCATGGACCAGTTATTGAAGCTCAAAAGTAATGGAACGACTATCGTTTTTGTTTCGCATGACTTGGGAGCTATGGAAAAGCTATGTGACCGGGTCGTTTGGATTAATAATAGTAAAGTGGTTGACGATGGTAGTCCAAGACGAGTTATTGATAAGTACCTGACTTATTTGAGCGAAGAAGAAAATAAAAGATTAATTGAAGAAGATATGGTAATAGAACCTGACTCATCGGTCCCAATCGATGAGCTGGAAGTTGAAGAAAAAAATGAAACTGCAAATAGATGGGGAAACCGTGATGTTGAAATTACGGATGTGATCTTTACTGATGGCCAAAACAATAAAAAGCTAGGTTTTCTTTCCGGAGAGAGGATGCATATAAAACTTAAGTTTAGAGCAAAGAAAAATATCGAAAACCCGGTATTTGGAGTCAGTATAGTCACAATAAATAATATCCATTGTTATGGAACAAACACTTCGATTGATCAATTTGTTGTTAAGGATCTAAAGCAATCAGATCAAGGAGAGATGGAATTTGTAGTACCTTCATTGGATTTAGTATCGGGTACTTATCTCGTATCTGTTGCGGTTCACGATACAAATGGGAATCAATATGATTACCATGATAAAAAATACTCCTTTAAGGTTTCAAGTACAATAAATGACGTTGGGATTGTAAAATTAAAGCATATTTGGAGATTTAGAGAGATTTAG
- a CDS encoding ABC transporter permease, producing MFKKAKEIYAYRQMLESLVLTDLRTRYKGSFLGFFWTLLNPLLMLLVYSIVFKFVVRIEMDNYTAYLFIGLISWNILSQSITAGSSAVIRNAGLVKKIYFPKEILPLAVVSGGFINYFFSLIILIPILLIAKVQVGLPLLLLPLVLLIYFIFTLSLALLISGLNVYFRDLEHIMGILVMVWFYLTPIVFPSNMIPEEIGYIFDYNPMRVIIESFQQIFFYNQYPNTVELLVVALLSSVLLILSLKVFKKLSRHFAEEI from the coding sequence ATGTTTAAAAAGGCAAAAGAAATATATGCCTACAGGCAAATGCTGGAAAGTCTGGTTCTAACTGATTTAAGGACACGTTATAAGGGTTCTTTTCTAGGTTTTTTTTGGACTCTTCTCAACCCATTGCTTATGTTGTTGGTTTATTCTATTGTCTTCAAATTTGTTGTAAGAATAGAAATGGATAATTATACGGCATACTTATTTATTGGTTTAATATCGTGGAATATTTTAAGCCAATCTATTACTGCTGGATCCAGTGCTGTTATAAGAAACGCCGGCCTAGTAAAAAAGATTTACTTTCCTAAAGAAATATTGCCACTGGCTGTTGTCTCGGGAGGATTCATAAATTATTTTTTCAGTTTGATTATTCTAATTCCAATACTGTTAATAGCAAAGGTTCAGGTTGGTTTGCCATTATTATTGCTGCCGCTTGTTTTATTAATTTATTTTATTTTCACATTATCGTTGGCTTTATTGATATCCGGACTGAATGTTTATTTTCGTGACCTTGAGCATATTATGGGGATTTTGGTTATGGTTTGGTTTTATCTGACCCCTATCGTATTTCCAAGCAATATGATTCCTGAAGAAATAGGCTATATTTTTGATTATAACCCTATGCGAGTCATAATAGAAAGCTTCCAGCAGATTTTCTTTTATAATCAATACCCCAATACGGTTGAATTGCTGGTTGTTGCACTTTTATCAAGCGTTCTTCTCATACTTTCTTTAAAGGTGTTCAAAAAACTTAGTCGTCATTTTGCCGAAGAAATATAA
- a CDS encoding GDP-mannose 4,6-dehydratase, translated as MRAIITGINGFVGRHLASYLIEKEYEVWGTTRQTSIMAIHSLPWNILSVDLNDENQLIKHLNEIRPDYIFHLSGQSSVKKSWENVKDTFQSNVDHTISLLEAIKKSDVSASVKIITVGSSEEYGKVPTDMMPIKESTPLQPISPYGVSKASVSMLAQHYYNAYGIRIVHARPFNHIGPMQRIGFVASDFAKQIAEIEFGLKAPLIEVGNLNSERDFCDVRDIVSAYESLLKNARFGEIYNVCSGKPVTIRFILEQYISFSTFSNIEVRENQALHRPVDYPRYYGDPTKIHEQTGWSNRIAIKQSLEDILNYWRTEISSNSKEYSRNV; from the coding sequence ATGAGGGCAATTATTACCGGAATTAACGGCTTTGTGGGGAGACACTTAGCCAGTTATTTAATTGAAAAAGAGTACGAAGTTTGGGGGACAACCAGACAAACTTCAATTATGGCTATTCATAGTTTGCCGTGGAATATTTTATCTGTTGACTTGAATGATGAAAATCAATTAATCAAACATCTGAATGAGATCAGACCGGATTATATATTTCATCTTTCGGGACAGAGTTCTGTGAAAAAGTCCTGGGAAAATGTTAAAGACACCTTCCAATCAAATGTGGATCATACGATATCCTTGTTAGAAGCAATAAAAAAAAGCGATGTTTCTGCTTCAGTTAAAATTATTACAGTAGGTTCTTCCGAGGAATATGGCAAGGTTCCAACAGATATGATGCCGATTAAGGAATCGACTCCCTTACAGCCGATTAGTCCTTATGGAGTATCTAAAGCTTCTGTATCAATGTTGGCTCAGCATTATTACAATGCATATGGAATAAGAATTGTTCATGCCAGACCTTTTAATCATATTGGTCCGATGCAACGTATTGGTTTTGTTGCATCGGATTTTGCTAAGCAAATTGCTGAAATTGAATTTGGACTAAAAGCGCCCTTAATAGAGGTAGGCAATCTTAATTCGGAGCGGGATTTTTGCGACGTAAGAGATATTGTTTCTGCGTACGAATCCTTATTGAAAAATGCAAGATTTGGAGAGATATATAATGTTTGCTCTGGAAAACCGGTAACCATCCGTTTTATCCTTGAGCAATATATCAGCTTTAGTACTTTTAGTAACATTGAAGTTAGGGAAAATCAAGCTTTGCATAGGCCGGTGGATTATCCTCGTTATTATGGTGATCCTACGAAAATACATGAGCAGACGGGATGGAGCAATCGAATTGCTATCAAACAGTCTTTAGAAGATATATTAAACTACTGGAGAACTGAAATATCCAGCAACTCTAAGGAGTATTCCCGTAATGTTTAA
- the gmd gene encoding GDP-mannose 4,6-dehydratase: protein MAKSALITGITGQDGSYLAELLLSKGYKVYGLRRRTSYPIMENIEHIADEIEFLEGDLLDQGSLVSAIRKANADEIYNLAAQSFVGTSWDQPGLTGQTTGIGVTNILEAIRVTDTAVKFYQASSSEMFGKVVETPQTETTPFYPRSPYGVAKVYGHWITVNYRESYDLFACSGILFNHESPRRGVEFVTRKVTNAVARIKLGLQKELRMGNLDAKRDWGFAGDYVKAMWLMLQQDKPDDYVIATGETHTVEELVQIAFSHVGLNWQDYVVIDPKFIRPAEVDLLLGDPTKAKKKLGWELEVGFEQLVQMMVESDLEKASRYGKVLNYL, encoded by the coding sequence ATGGCTAAGAGCGCACTGATAACGGGGATTACAGGGCAAGACGGATCTTATTTGGCAGAACTGCTCCTTTCGAAGGGCTACAAGGTTTATGGATTGCGGCGCAGAACAAGCTACCCAATTATGGAAAATATTGAGCATATTGCGGACGAGATTGAGTTCCTTGAAGGGGATTTGTTGGATCAAGGTTCTTTGGTTAGTGCAATTCGGAAGGCAAATGCAGATGAAATTTATAACTTGGCCGCACAATCTTTTGTTGGTACTTCATGGGATCAACCCGGTTTAACCGGCCAAACAACTGGCATCGGTGTAACTAACATTTTGGAAGCAATTCGGGTTACAGATACAGCTGTTAAGTTCTATCAAGCGTCGAGCAGCGAAATGTTCGGTAAGGTCGTGGAAACGCCACAAACAGAGACGACTCCATTTTACCCGAGAAGTCCGTATGGGGTTGCAAAAGTATATGGTCACTGGATTACAGTTAACTACAGGGAGAGCTATGATCTTTTTGCTTGTTCTGGTATATTGTTTAATCACGAATCTCCTCGCCGCGGTGTAGAATTTGTAACCAGAAAGGTGACCAACGCAGTTGCAAGAATTAAGCTTGGACTGCAAAAAGAGCTTCGGATGGGCAATTTGGATGCTAAACGCGATTGGGGCTTTGCAGGAGACTATGTAAAAGCGATGTGGCTTATGCTGCAGCAAGACAAACCGGACGATTATGTCATCGCTACGGGAGAAACGCATACGGTTGAAGAGCTTGTGCAAATCGCGTTCAGTCATGTAGGACTGAATTGGCAGGATTATGTTGTTATCGATCCGAAGTTCATTCGGCCAGCCGAAGTGGATTTGCTTCTTGGAGATCCGACGAAAGCAAAGAAAAAGCTTGGCTGGGAGTTGGAAGTCGGTTTCGAGCAATTGGTACAAATGATGGTGGAGAGCGATTTAGAGAAGGCTTCAAGATATGGCAAGGTATTAAACTACCTTTGA